The Pyrodictium delaneyi genome contains a region encoding:
- a CDS encoding NAD(P)/FAD-dependent oxidoreductase — MKRTGIAIVGAGVAGSVLARLLSARNSETGQDITIYDISRSYAKPCGEVVPARLVDTIVPSLGIPRPRVLNSIRRFVLSVGSETVREYKPRSVIWYSIDKSEWVNSLRDGLNVVYKGVDPANLVNRYGVVVDARGPFSSRGRKIVVWRAYAENPGLERDMAYIIMSGRNAGLVWIFPHGDKFNVGGGFIGLNNPRDRVIRTLYDVMGTNLKLYSEAYSLVTVYPRIQYTSPRGIVRIGEAAGLIMSLGGEGIRPAVLSAAALANALELSRDHVTFHVDRYISSIRGIVEEVKLHSLMLRLASIIGDVGLKRILRNVDEEFIGAWLQGRLTSVKYLVKSLYALVRSHS; from the coding sequence ATGAAGAGAACTGGGATAGCTATAGTCGGAGCTGGTGTAGCAGGCTCAGTGCTAGCAAGGCTGCTATCGGCTAGAAATAGTGAGACGGGACAGGACATTACGATCTACGATATATCAAGGTCATACGCTAAGCCATGCGGAGAGGTCGTTCCAGCGCGTCTTGTAGACACTATAGTACCTTCACTTGGGATACCACGGCCACGAGTACTCAATAGTATACGTCGCTTTGTACTTAGTGTAGGTAGCGAGACTGTACGCGAGTATAAGCCAAGGTCTGTGATATGGTACTCTATCGACAAGAGTGAGTGGGTAAACAGCCTTAGGGATGGTCTTAATGTAGTGTATAAGGGCGTTGATCCGGCAAATCTTGTTAATCGTTATGGCGTTGTAGTTGATGCCAGAGGACCATTCTCTTCTAGAGGGAGAAAGATAGTCGTTTGGAGGGCCTATGCAGAGAATCCTGGATTAGAAAGAGACATGGCGTATATAATAATGAGTGGTAGAAACGCGGGACTAGTTTGGATATTCCCTCATGGTGATAAATTCAACGTTGGTGGCGGATTTATTGGCCTAAACAACCCGAGGGATAGAGTCATTAGGACGTTGTATGATGTTATGGGAACAAACCTAAAGCTTTACAGCGAGGCATATTCTTTAGTTACAGTCTATCCAAGGATACAGTATACTAGTCCAAGGGGTATAGTAAGAATTGGTGAAGCAGCAGGACTAATTATGAGTCTTGGTGGTGAGGGGATAAGGCCAGCAGTCCTCTCTGCAGCAGCTCTCGCAAACGCTTTGGAGCTGAGCAGAGACCATGTAACATTTCATGTAGATAGATATATCAGCAGTATCAGAGGTATCGTGGAGGAGGTAAAACTACACTCATTAATGCTACGGCTAGCTTCTATAATAGGTGACGTGGGGCTCAAAAGAATTCTCAGAAATGTTGACGAAGAGTTCATCGGGGCTTGGTTACAGGGAAGACTCACTAGTGTAAAATACCTAGTGAAAAGCCTTTATGCTCTGGTTCGGAGCCACTCCTAA
- the hxlB gene encoding 6-phospho-3-hexuloisomerase, which produces MKEIVLFVDKVIDRLNPEQVKQMLDTLEKAYRSGHKVLVMGAGRSGLVGRAFAMRLMHLGFNVYVLGETITPSIGKDDVVVAISGSGRTKLIVTATEAAKKVNATIIAVTSYPDSPLGQLADIVVEIPGRTKMAPDIDYFARQILGIHEPLAPLGTLFEDTALVFLDGVVVELMHRLGKSEADLRAKHANIEL; this is translated from the coding sequence ATGAAGGAAATAGTCTTGTTCGTCGACAAGGTTATCGATAGGCTTAACCCAGAGCAGGTTAAACAGATGCTCGATACTCTCGAAAAGGCCTATCGTAGCGGTCACAAGGTACTAGTAATGGGAGCCGGTCGTAGCGGGCTCGTGGGTAGAGCCTTTGCAATGAGGCTTATGCATCTCGGCTTCAACGTATACGTACTAGGCGAAACGATAACTCCAAGTATAGGGAAGGACGACGTAGTAGTAGCGATATCAGGATCAGGTAGGACAAAGCTCATAGTTACAGCCACAGAAGCTGCCAAGAAGGTTAATGCCACTATAATAGCAGTGACTAGCTATCCCGACAGCCCCCTAGGCCAACTAGCTGACATTGTAGTTGAGATACCGGGAAGGACGAAAATGGCCCCAGATATAGACTACTTCGCACGCCAGATATTAGGCATACATGAGCCACTAGCGCCTCTAGGAACACTCTTTGAGGATACAGCGCTGGTGTTCCTCGATGGAGTAGTAGTAGAGCTAATGCATAGGCTTGGAAAGAGCGAGGCTGACTTGCGAGCCAAGCACGCCAACATAGAACTCTAA
- a CDS encoding adenosine-specific kinase codes for MENDAVRIHVVDVPVPEGVNVIIGQAHFIKTLEDIYEALVTSVPGVKFGIAFCEASQKRLIRHEGNDDELRKLAIEAAKRIAAGHVFVIYIKDAWPINVLNSIKNVQEVVTIFAATANPLQVVVAETKQGRGVLGVIDGYTPVGVETENDIAERRIFLRKIGYKK; via the coding sequence GTGGAGAATGACGCTGTGCGGATTCATGTTGTCGACGTACCTGTCCCTGAAGGGGTAAATGTAATCATAGGTCAAGCACACTTCATAAAGACTCTAGAGGACATTTATGAGGCGTTAGTGACCAGTGTGCCCGGAGTAAAGTTTGGTATAGCGTTCTGCGAGGCAAGCCAGAAGAGGCTGATAAGGCATGAGGGTAATGACGACGAGCTACGCAAGCTAGCGATAGAGGCAGCTAAAAGGATAGCTGCTGGCCACGTTTTCGTCATATACATTAAGGATGCCTGGCCTATAAACGTACTCAATTCGATAAAGAACGTGCAAGAAGTGGTAACAATATTTGCTGCTACTGCAAACCCTCTACAAGTAGTAGTTGCCGAGACCAAGCAGGGACGAGGAGTACTAGGCGTAATAGACGGCTATACACCAGTGGGCGTTGAAACAGAGAATGACATAGCCGAGAGAAGGATCTTCCTCCGAAAGATAGGATACAAGAAGTAG
- a CDS encoding SPL family radical SAM protein encodes MSSRDSGKRPRPKIPQGSIIGVFDPWRSSLCTCPLKYSLNPYTGCSHFCLYCYATSYIGRRKSTPKKDYRRRLLRDISRIDPRYHIDISTSSDPYPPEEATYKITRWTLEQLIPKGFRILIVTKGVLVARDADILSMGNAAVTVTITTMDREIAAKLEPGAPPPQERIRALEKLSKAGVPVGIRLDPVFPLLTDEEHMIKEVLEAVRNAGARFVVTSVYKARPDNLRRVVSAFPELEKNYNEIYRRQGERISGYWYPPRHLRKKILDRVRTLALSYGFEFATCREGFPEMNTAPTCDGSHLIPLRIKPEHRQKELDNWLRG; translated from the coding sequence ATGTCATCCAGAGATTCTGGGAAGAGGCCTCGGCCCAAGATACCTCAAGGGAGCATTATAGGCGTCTTTGATCCCTGGAGAAGTAGCCTCTGCACGTGCCCGCTCAAGTACTCTCTTAATCCATATACTGGGTGTAGCCATTTCTGCCTCTACTGCTACGCTACGTCATACATAGGACGGAGGAAGAGCACTCCTAAGAAAGACTATAGAAGAAGATTACTACGCGATATAAGTAGGATAGATCCACGTTACCATATAGACATCTCTACTAGCAGCGATCCTTACCCCCCGGAGGAAGCAACATACAAGATAACCCGCTGGACTCTAGAACAGCTCATACCAAAGGGCTTCCGCATACTCATAGTTACTAAAGGAGTCCTCGTTGCACGTGACGCAGACATACTATCTATGGGTAACGCCGCCGTAACAGTAACAATCACTACTATGGATCGAGAAATAGCTGCTAAACTAGAGCCTGGCGCGCCTCCACCACAAGAGCGAATACGTGCACTCGAAAAACTATCGAAGGCAGGCGTCCCGGTAGGGATACGGCTAGATCCCGTTTTCCCTCTACTTACAGACGAGGAGCACATGATTAAAGAAGTTCTAGAAGCTGTACGGAACGCTGGAGCGAGGTTTGTTGTCACTTCCGTGTACAAAGCTAGGCCCGACAACCTACGCAGAGTCGTTTCAGCATTCCCCGAGCTCGAGAAAAATTACAACGAGATATACCGTAGACAGGGAGAGAGGATTAGCGGCTACTGGTACCCACCTAGACATCTTAGGAAGAAAATCCTGGATAGAGTTAGGACACTGGCACTAAGCTACGGCTTCGAGTTCGCTACATGCCGTGAAGGATTCCCTGAAATGAACACTGCACCCACATGCGATGGTTCACACCTCATACCTCTAAGGATAAAGCCAGAGCACCGACAGAAAGAGCTAGACAACTGGCTGAGAGGATAA
- the leuS gene encoding leucine--tRNA ligase — MNEFAAKLYEIARKWQERWMKSRIFEVEPDESKPKFFITAAFPYPNSPLHLGHSRTYTITDVYARYLRMRGYNVLFPMGFHYTGTPILTMAESIAKGDRELIELMIEVYDVPPEDIEKLKEPLSLARYFHNDAKMAMIESGYSIDWRREFTTIDEEFKRFIVWQFTKLKEKGLIKKGTHPVGWCPFHNMPVGMHDTKGDVEPEIGEFTLILFELEKDLYLPAATLRPETVFGVTNIWVNPKAEYVVVKLDGKRYIVSKRAAFKLRFQRDDVVEEAAIKGEELLGKRARNPATGKAVPILPAEFVDPDTASGIVMSVPAHAPYDYVALEELKREHPEVLERLGVDPDELRPIPLIRVKGYGEIPAKEIVEKMGIKSQKERDLLDEATKKLYSDEYHYGVVREDIIEHVYSDMPEPYRSFAVAPVKAWIAGKSVVEAREAATKWLAALGYGDKMYEVLNRPVYCRCGTEIVVKVLKDQWFIDYGNSEWKKLAYELLNSMRIVPEDMREEFVKTIDWLHERAAARTRGLGTELPWAKGWIIESLSDSTIYMAFYTIIHKIRMYGIKPEQLTVEFWDYVLLGKGSAEEVAKKTGIKREIVEELRRDFDYWYPLDSRHSGRDLVPNHLTFFIFNHAAIFPRDKWPRQIVVNGFVLLEGKKMSKSLRNIVPLRRALRVYGADTVRATLLAAAEILQDANFSEDLAKSVMSQLRKFENYARLSRSMDSEETIADKWLLSMLQQRIEATTKALDELRTRAATINILYEMENDVAKYLELRGGKPGPALKEYIESWTKMMTPIAPHIAEEVWHEILGKDTFVSIETWPSVDPEKRDPEVELIVSYVDKIVEDVKSILRVYKGEAKRLVIAVAKPESWHIARIVSSYVAKRGQLRDAIRAVINAGVPKKDAAQITRKLYEFLRSADEALLSLIDGVQEFDEKAAIVQLKDYIVRKTGIEQIEVYYVDEAENKMPQQKIRQVIPLRPAILIE, encoded by the coding sequence ATAAACGAGTTTGCCGCAAAGCTATACGAGATAGCCCGTAAGTGGCAAGAGAGGTGGATGAAGTCTAGGATATTCGAGGTAGAGCCCGACGAGAGTAAACCCAAGTTCTTCATAACAGCTGCATTCCCGTATCCTAATAGCCCGCTACACCTAGGGCACAGTAGAACATATACCATAACAGACGTCTATGCACGCTATCTACGAATGCGCGGCTACAATGTGCTATTCCCTATGGGATTCCACTATACTGGCACCCCAATACTCACTATGGCAGAGTCAATAGCTAAGGGTGACCGTGAGCTAATAGAGCTAATGATAGAAGTCTATGACGTGCCACCCGAGGACATAGAGAAGCTAAAAGAACCGCTATCGCTTGCAAGATACTTCCACAATGACGCTAAGATGGCTATGATAGAGTCAGGCTATAGCATAGACTGGAGAAGAGAGTTCACAACGATAGACGAGGAGTTCAAGAGATTCATAGTATGGCAGTTTACGAAGCTCAAGGAGAAGGGACTGATAAAGAAGGGTACGCACCCAGTTGGCTGGTGCCCCTTTCACAACATGCCAGTAGGCATGCATGATACTAAGGGTGATGTAGAGCCTGAAATAGGCGAGTTCACACTGATACTATTCGAGCTCGAGAAGGACCTATACCTGCCAGCAGCGACGCTGCGGCCTGAGACCGTCTTCGGTGTTACCAATATCTGGGTAAACCCGAAGGCTGAGTATGTGGTAGTAAAGCTAGACGGTAAACGATACATTGTAAGCAAGCGAGCAGCATTCAAGCTACGCTTCCAGCGTGACGATGTAGTAGAGGAGGCTGCCATAAAGGGTGAAGAGCTATTAGGCAAACGTGCAAGAAACCCTGCAACTGGTAAGGCTGTGCCGATACTTCCCGCAGAGTTCGTAGATCCTGACACGGCTAGTGGCATAGTAATGAGCGTGCCAGCACATGCTCCATACGACTATGTGGCCCTAGAAGAGCTGAAGAGAGAGCATCCCGAGGTACTTGAGAGGTTAGGCGTTGATCCAGACGAGCTACGGCCTATACCGCTCATAAGGGTAAAGGGCTATGGGGAGATACCAGCTAAAGAAATAGTAGAGAAAATGGGCATAAAGAGTCAGAAAGAGCGCGATCTACTAGACGAGGCTACAAAGAAGCTGTACAGCGATGAATACCACTATGGTGTAGTACGCGAGGATATAATTGAACATGTCTACAGTGATATGCCAGAGCCGTATCGTAGTTTCGCGGTAGCTCCAGTGAAGGCATGGATAGCTGGCAAGAGTGTTGTAGAGGCCAGGGAGGCGGCGACGAAATGGCTGGCTGCGCTAGGTTATGGGGACAAGATGTACGAGGTACTCAACCGGCCAGTATATTGTCGCTGTGGAACAGAAATAGTAGTTAAGGTGCTCAAGGATCAGTGGTTCATAGACTATGGTAACTCTGAGTGGAAGAAGCTGGCATACGAGCTCCTAAACTCTATGAGGATCGTGCCAGAGGATATGCGAGAGGAATTCGTTAAGACCATTGACTGGCTGCATGAGCGTGCAGCAGCACGTACCCGAGGACTGGGCACCGAGCTGCCATGGGCCAAGGGCTGGATAATAGAGAGCCTTAGCGACTCTACAATATACATGGCGTTCTACACTATTATTCATAAAATAAGGATGTATGGAATTAAGCCGGAACAGCTAACAGTAGAATTCTGGGACTATGTACTGCTAGGAAAAGGCTCGGCCGAGGAAGTAGCTAAAAAGACTGGGATAAAGAGGGAGATAGTAGAAGAGCTACGGCGTGACTTCGACTACTGGTATCCACTAGACTCACGGCACAGTGGTAGAGACCTAGTGCCAAATCATCTAACATTCTTCATATTCAACCATGCTGCCATATTCCCTAGGGACAAGTGGCCTAGACAGATAGTGGTAAACGGCTTCGTGCTGTTAGAAGGAAAGAAGATGAGCAAGAGTCTACGCAATATAGTGCCGCTACGCAGAGCCTTAAGAGTATACGGTGCTGACACCGTTCGGGCTACACTACTAGCTGCTGCAGAGATACTACAGGATGCCAACTTCTCGGAAGACCTAGCAAAGAGTGTGATGAGCCAGCTCCGCAAGTTTGAGAACTATGCTAGGCTCTCCAGAAGCATGGACAGCGAGGAAACTATAGCAGATAAGTGGCTGCTAAGCATGCTACAGCAGCGGATCGAGGCAACTACAAAGGCGCTTGACGAGCTACGTACAAGAGCTGCCACTATAAACATACTCTACGAAATGGAGAACGACGTAGCCAAGTACCTAGAACTACGCGGCGGCAAGCCTGGCCCAGCCCTAAAGGAGTACATTGAAAGCTGGACAAAGATGATGACACCAATAGCGCCTCACATAGCCGAAGAGGTATGGCATGAGATCCTAGGCAAAGACACATTCGTCTCCATAGAGACGTGGCCATCAGTAGACCCGGAGAAGCGTGACCCTGAAGTGGAGCTAATTGTCAGCTACGTGGACAAGATAGTTGAGGATGTGAAATCTATATTGCGTGTATACAAGGGTGAAGCTAAGAGACTAGTAATAGCTGTTGCAAAGCCAGAAAGCTGGCACATAGCTAGAATAGTCTCATCCTATGTCGCTAAGCGTGGTCAGCTCCGTGACGCGATAAGGGCAGTAATAAACGCAGGTGTTCCCAAGAAGGACGCGGCACAGATTACACGTAAGCTCTACGAGTTCCTCCGCAGCGCCGACGAGGCGTTGCTATCGCTGATAGATGGTGTGCAGGAGTTCGACGAGAAAGCTGCAATAGTGCAGCTAAAAGACTACATAGTGCGTAAGACGGGCATAGAGCAAATAGAGGTATACTACGTAGACGAAGCCGAGAATAAGATGCCGCAGCAGAAGATTAGACAAGTGATACCACTACGGCCAGCAATACTTATAGAGTAG
- a CDS encoding 60S ribosomal export protein NMD3: MERICARCGRVLRSGESVGAFCLGCYLETRRVLCVPEKINFEYCKQCGSIRLGYRWAEGGDLEVAGTEFLKWYLVEKVAPCSDIVEYYRLESVEPLTVPSWRTIYRAIFRVRLRGVDTEVTVSYDIDVRAKPTICPACKDVRGGDYNVLLQLRGETPQRLATLLSPVIEKSSQIANSIVDIIEYDNGVDFLLLDRGSASKIVRHLKKHYNVRVQSTGEDVGVTSRGKLRRRLVVSVHLEEKRR; the protein is encoded by the coding sequence ATGGAGCGTATATGTGCAAGGTGTGGCCGAGTTCTTAGAAGCGGCGAAAGTGTTGGTGCCTTTTGCCTTGGCTGCTACCTGGAGACACGCCGCGTCCTGTGCGTCCCAGAGAAGATTAACTTTGAGTACTGTAAGCAGTGTGGATCTATAAGACTTGGATACCGGTGGGCTGAGGGTGGCGACCTAGAGGTTGCGGGTACAGAGTTCCTCAAATGGTATCTAGTGGAGAAAGTAGCTCCATGCAGCGATATTGTAGAGTACTATAGGCTAGAGTCTGTAGAACCTCTCACGGTGCCCTCATGGAGGACGATATACCGAGCCATATTCAGAGTACGGCTTAGAGGTGTTGACACGGAAGTGACTGTAAGCTACGATATAGACGTTAGAGCGAAGCCCACTATATGTCCGGCATGTAAGGACGTTAGAGGAGGAGACTACAATGTTCTACTCCAGTTGCGCGGCGAAACACCACAAAGGCTGGCAACGCTGCTTTCACCGGTTATTGAGAAGAGCAGCCAGATAGCAAACTCGATAGTTGATATTATAGAGTACGATAATGGCGTGGACTTTCTACTTCTAGACCGAGGTAGCGCGTCCAAGATAGTGAGGCATTTGAAGAAGCACTATAATGTGAGAGTTCAGAGCACTGGAGAGGATGTAGGAGTAACCTCGCGCGGAAAGCTGAGGAGACGGCTAGTGGTATCAGTGCATCTAGAGGAGAAGAGGCGTTGA